Proteins encoded within one genomic window of Kiritimatiellales bacterium:
- a CDS encoding 3-phosphoglycerate dehydrogenase family protein, with product MKKVLIPTKLDAVAKELLEANGNYIVVQDEKTDINALAAKHPDAYALIVRSEKVPAALIDALPALKVIIRAGAGYNTIDIKYARQKKIDVMNTPGANANAVAEEVIALMLADARHLIPADATTRAGKWEKKTYMGREITGKTVGIVGLGAIGRLVAKRLSGFEVTALAYDPVLSEEAAERIGVKLVPLKDLFRLADYVSLHIPENESTRGMINRDLLGLMKKEATLINCARAGVVNEDDLRALKAEKGLRFLNDVYPKDVEGDKTVTDIADIMVPHLGASTREANFNAAKRAAEQLIDFDEKGITSYIVNRDIPEGLDEAYPELTFTITKLAYAMLGGKRTQPNRIESTFYGDLGKFSDWLIVPITAALSKEFDRSMDKKAAGEYLKEMGIEYVVRDADERKGYGNSITIDLMANTDKDNLRRISVRGTVAEGVLMISRAGRFDKLYFEPSGNIALFTYNDRTGVLGEIASAIAKEGINIDDVRNPHDDTGERSIAILKVSQPIPEEVMENIAQRIDAINYCAVSF from the coding sequence ATGAAAAAAGTATTAATTCCAACCAAACTGGATGCCGTCGCCAAAGAGCTGCTGGAAGCCAATGGCAATTATATCGTCGTTCAGGACGAAAAAACCGACATTAACGCACTGGCAGCAAAGCATCCGGATGCTTACGCTCTGATTGTCCGCAGCGAAAAAGTTCCGGCAGCACTGATCGATGCCCTGCCCGCACTGAAGGTGATTATCCGCGCCGGTGCCGGTTACAACACGATTGACATAAAGTATGCGCGCCAGAAAAAAATCGATGTAATGAATACGCCCGGTGCGAATGCCAATGCTGTTGCTGAAGAGGTGATCGCGCTGATGCTCGCTGATGCCCGCCACCTGATTCCGGCAGACGCGACAACCCGTGCCGGAAAATGGGAAAAGAAAACGTACATGGGCAGAGAAATCACCGGTAAAACCGTTGGAATTGTCGGACTCGGCGCCATCGGCCGCCTGGTTGCCAAACGCCTCAGCGGATTTGAAGTCACAGCGCTGGCATACGATCCGGTACTGTCCGAGGAAGCGGCCGAGCGCATTGGCGTGAAACTCGTTCCCCTAAAGGATCTTTTCCGCCTGGCCGACTATGTTTCGCTGCACATTCCCGAAAACGAAAGCACGCGCGGAATGATTAATAGAGATCTGCTCGGTCTCATGAAAAAAGAGGCCACGCTGATTAACTGCGCACGCGCCGGCGTAGTAAACGAAGACGACCTGCGCGCACTGAAAGCCGAAAAAGGGCTGCGCTTTCTGAATGATGTTTATCCGAAAGATGTTGAGGGTGACAAAACAGTAACAGATATTGCTGATATTATGGTACCGCATCTCGGTGCATCCACCAGGGAAGCAAATTTTAATGCCGCGAAGCGTGCTGCTGAACAGCTCATCGATTTCGATGAAAAAGGCATCACATCCTATATCGTTAACCGTGATATCCCGGAAGGACTTGACGAAGCCTATCCCGAACTCACCTTCACCATTACCAAACTTGCCTATGCCATGCTCGGCGGAAAAAGAACGCAGCCTAACCGCATTGAATCCACATTTTACGGCGACCTGGGTAAATTCAGCGACTGGCTCATCGTTCCGATTACCGCTGCGCTCAGCAAAGAATTTGACCGCTCGATGGATAAAAAAGCCGCCGGCGAATATCTGAAAGAAATGGGTATCGAATACGTTGTGCGCGATGCTGATGAACGCAAAGGGTACGGCAACTCAATCACCATCGACTTAATGGCGAATACCGATAAAGACAACCTGCGCCGTATCAGTGTGCGCGGTACTGTCGCCGAAGGCGTTCTGATGATTTCACGCGCCGGCAGATTCGATAAACTCTATTTTGAGCCGTCCGGGAATATCGCCCTTTTCACCTACAACGACCGCACCGGAGTTCTCGGCGAAATTGCCAGCGCGATCGCGAAAGAGGGGATTAATATCGACGATGTTCGTAATCCGCATGACGACACCGGCGAGCGCTCCATCGCCATTTTGAAAGTCAGTCAGCCGATACCGGAAGAAGTGATGGAGAATATTGCGCAAAGAATTGATGCCATCAACTACTGTGCTGTTTCCTTTTAA
- the rpsN gene encoding 30S ribosomal protein S14 has product MAKTSKIVKNEMRKVMANKYFAKRMELKKIIRNPNTSFEDRMAAFDKLRKIPRDANPNRIMNRCRVTGRTRAVYRKFGLSRISLREMASQGLIPGVIKASW; this is encoded by the coding sequence ATGGCTAAGACGAGTAAAATCGTAAAAAACGAAATGCGCAAAGTAATGGCAAATAAATATTTTGCCAAGCGCATGGAGTTAAAAAAAATCATCCGTAATCCAAATACTTCATTTGAAGACCGCATGGCCGCGTTCGATAAACTTCGTAAAATTCCGCGCGATGCCAATCCGAACCGCATCATGAACCGCTGCCGTGTAACCGGCCGGACGCGTGCCGTTTATCGCAAATTCGGTCTTTCCCGCATCAGTCTGCGCGAAATGGCATCGCAGGGGCTAATCCCTGGAGTCATTAAGGCCAGCTGGTAA
- a CDS encoding substrate-binding domain-containing protein → MAEKLERHVPNEIAVLGCNNMVNICIDCAPLLSSIELPEVEGGIAAGELLDRLMRGGGTVPQKTVIKPEQIAIRESSDVQMLEDPQVTAAVQILKTPKGIRLNAEELAQRLMINAPNARLPVLPHAGAFCR, encoded by the coding sequence ATGGCTGAAAAACTGGAGCGTCATGTTCCGAATGAAATTGCAGTGCTCGGCTGTAATAATATGGTCAATATATGCATCGACTGTGCTCCGCTGCTCAGCAGCATTGAACTGCCGGAAGTGGAAGGCGGCATCGCCGCTGGTGAGCTTCTTGACCGGTTGATGCGGGGGGGGGGGACAGTGCCGCAAAAAACCGTTATAAAACCGGAACAGATTGCCATACGCGAATCAAGCGATGTTCAGATGCTTGAAGATCCGCAGGTTACCGCCGCAGTACAAATTTTAAAAACACCGAAAGGGATCCGACTGAATGCCGAAGAACTGGCTCAGCGTCTGATGATAAACGCGCCGAACGCTCGATTGCCGGTTCTACCGCACGCTGGGGCATTCTGTCGCTAA